GCTGTATGGCAGTACCGCCAGGTGCGTCTTTTTTTAAGTTATGATGAATTTCATGTATAGCTACATCATATTCAGGAAAATGATTCATGAGTTTTGCTAAATAAGTGTTAAGCATAAATAAGATGTTCACTCCAATTGAGAAGTTGCCATCTTGTACTACTGTGGATTGGTGTTCTTGAATAAGCTGTTGAAGAGCGTTTTTATCAAAACCTGTGGTAGCAATAATCATTTTAAGACCTTTTGGAAGTAAAATTCTTGCGTCAGGTATAACTTGCTGCGGAGTAGCCGTGTGAATGACTACCTCTGTGTTTGAGCGATTTATATCTTGAATTAAATGACTATTTTTTGAGTTTATAGCGTAAGAAACTGTGTGCTTTTTGTTGAGTTCAAGCACCGTACTGCCCAGCTTGCCTGTTCCAAT
This sequence is a window from Bacteroidia bacterium. Protein-coding genes within it:
- the dapB gene encoding 4-hydroxy-tetrahydrodipicolinate reductase, yielding MKIAIIGTGKLGSTVLELNKKHTVSYAINSKNSHLIQDINRSNTEVVIHTATPQQVIPDARILLPKGLKMIIATTGFDKNALQQLIQEHQSTVVQDGNFSIGVNILFMLNTYLAKLMNHFPEYDVAIHEIHHNLKKDAPGGTAIQLAEDIIKHLNRKHSWTVPHQTIQPNQISVSAARIGSVIGTHEIIYDSNIDTLYLKHVAKNRQGFAQGILMAVEFLEKNPDIKGWIKMQQIIEHFLSKI